TCTCTAGAGCGTGAAAGACTCCTGTATATTGCAGATACACTCTCTTTTAGCTTTTGCAAAAGAGCCAAAGCTTCGCCGCTCTTTTCAGAATGCGTCAAGCTTGAAAACTCGGAAAGCTTGTGTCCTAACTGATCCTTATTTGCAAGAAGAGCGTGGGCGCTTCTGATTTCCGAAAGTAGGAGCGGCTTCTTGCTTTTAAGGACAAGGAGAGCTGCGTCGTCCCCACTGCTTGAAATCTCAGACAGGCTCTCTTTTAGCGATTCGGCTTTCAGAGACTTGTCACGCTCGAACTTGAGCATATTGTCACGGTATTGCTCCACGTACCTAGAGGCCACCACTATATCCACATGTTCAAGCGAAATACTCTCTGATACGGACTTAGAGACCATGGCTGTAGTGAGCTCGGCTTTCAAGAACTGGAAGCTTCTGTACACTTCATCTATCCTGCGCATATTTTGAGCAGAGCTGTCCACTCTGTCGACTTCAAGAGCAGTCGAGGATTCAGCTGTGAGGAATCCTTCGTTTATGCCAGAAAGAGTCAGAGGGAGGTTTCTTTTTATCTGCACAGATATAGCGTTCAAGTCGAGTCGCTCCAAGTTGCTGAATATATCGGAAATATCGGCGATGCTCTTTATTTCAGGGGCAGGCTCGGAGCTCAAAGAGATTTTTGGAAGCTCTGAAACCTTTATATCCTGAGATCTCTTCAAAAGAGAAAGAAGCTCTGTTTCTGTTATCTCAGGACTGTTTTTCATGAGTTTCAGCTCGGCAGACAGCTCTCTCAGATCGGTATTCTCTATGTCGACACCGATAGAACCTAGCGCAGACGAATTTTCGTAGTCGAGGCTTCCAAGCACATGAGAAAGCGACTGCTTCATATGATCTAAAGCGGCCAGATTTTCAGTATTCACTTCGATTCCGTGAATCACAAGCTTTTTGGCCATATCAACGTACTCAGGTGAAGCTTCAACTCCTATGGACTTTAAAAACTCTGATATATCTTCGTCAGAGAGCTGGACAACTGAATCTGAAAGCTCAGGGCTTTTAGAGGAGCTTGAATACGATTTGGACAGCATTTTTTGAAGTCTTATCATATCAGCCTCTGAAAGTTCAGACGAGTCTAGTTTGGCTGAATAGTTCTTGAGCCTGTAGAGCGTGTCTATGCTTATATCCAGCTCGTCCCCAAGAGCTTCCACAAAAGTTGCGTCTTTGACATCGCGCAAGTCGTTCAGCTTGTAGAAAGTGTCGTTTATCTTGTCTATATTCTTTTTGCTTATGCTTAGGCCTTCACGGTGAAGAGCCTTTATTATGTCGGTTATATCTTTACCCATACGGCTTCCATATATCTCTAGGGCGATATCCTCAGCTTGCTCTGTCGAGAGCTCGCTTCCGCCGGAGACTTCAATTCGCCTTGTGCCTTCAAGCTCAGACGATATATCCGACAGTCGCCTTGCCACAGAGTCTATAGACTCGCTCTCTAGATCGACATCCTGCTGGACAAGCGCTACAGCTGAATCATAGCTTAGAGAGCTCTCGATCTGTCTGAAAGAGTCTCGGGCAATTCTGTAGGCTTCAAAGTTCTCAGAATTTAAAGGAATCCCATGTCTGTCCATCTTTTCAAGTGCCGATATATTTTCGCTAGAAATCTCAGCGTTGAACTCAGCTAGGAGAAGCGAGTAAAAATCTGACTGGCTTTTCGCCAGTGGAGCGTCTGGCACGTCTTTCTCGAGGCTTGACTTCTTTATATTGGATTTCTCTATAGAGACTGTCTCTCCTACAGTTAAATCCATGTCTTCGACTAGCTCAATGCTGAAAATGCGGTTGTCGCCTAAGTCTAGCTTTATGTTGTTGTTTATCTTCTCTATCAAAGTTCCAACTACCCTAGAAGAGGAGCTTAAAGAAGTGTAAGAGCTTATGGCGTTTGAATATTTAGAGTTTATTCTGTTTTCTATCATCGGGTGAAAACACCTCCAGTATTGCTTTCTAAAATTCTATATCGACATAAAGACATAAATTGTTTAATAGGAGGACTGTCCTCTAAAGTGTAAAAAACAGTATGCCGATAATTCAGTTAAGTGATATACTTAATTCGAGACACTTGATCGGATGAGAAGGAGATGTGTAAATTGGAAAACATAAGAGGGGTAGGGTCTGCTCCAAGGCATCAAGAAGTTCTGAGCAGTCAAAATAGCGTGAACAACAATAGCGACAAAAAAGAGATTACCGCACAGAAAAGCGGATTTGCCCAGAAGTTTGAGAAGATAAAGTCGGACGAAGTCAGGACAAAGCTAGAGGGTATATTCGAGAAGATAAATGAAAAGGCTGATATTTTAAAGGACAATCTCAGCTTGAAAAACGTGATAGAGTACAAGAAGCTGGTGAGGGAATTCATGAAGGTAGCGACCGAAAACTCCAATGTCTTTTCACAAAACAGCTTTCTAGACAGGCGGGGAAGGCATAGGGTGCATTCCATGATAAAGAATGTAGACAGAGAGCTGAACTCCCTGACAAATGAATTCACCAAAAGCCCTCTTCAGCACACCAAGATACTCGGCAGCATAGACGCCATAAAGGGACTAATAGTGGACATAATGACATAAAGACCAGGAAAGCTCCTGGTCTTTTGTTATGCCTTTTTTACAAATTCAGACTTGAGGCTCATAGCTCCAAATCCGTCTATCTTGCAGTCGATATTGTGGTCGCCGTCTACAAGTCTTATATTTTTCACTTTTGTGCCTTTCTTTATGGCAGAAGAAGCTCCTTTGACCTTGAGGTCTTTGATTACAGTTACAGAGTCTCCGTCTTGAAGCACATTTCCGTTTGAGTCCTTGACCACAAGCTCGTCGCTTTCAGACTCCGAGCCAGCAGTCCACTCGTAGGCGCACTCTGGACATATGAGCAGCGTTCCATCTTCATAGGTATATTCTGAATTGCACTTTGGGCAATTTGGCAGTTTTGACATTAAAAATCCCTCCATTCACAGAATATACTATCATAGACAGAGGATTCTTACAAAGACTTATTGGCATTTGCTATGGCCTCTTTAGCTGACTCTATAAACTGCTTAAGGACTTTTATTCTGGCGTATTTCTTGTCTTTTCCCTCTATTATAGTCCAAGGGGCGTACTCAGTGCTTGTCCTTACAAGCACCTCGTTCATAGCTTCGATATATTCGTCCCATTTCTCTCTGTTTCTCCAGTCCTCGTCAGTTATCTTGTAGATTTTGTCGGACTTGTGCTCCCTGCCCTCGAATCTTTCCAGCTGCTCGTTTTTGTCTATATATATGAAGAACTTGAGCAAAAGGGTGCCGAAGTTGTGTAGATGCTTTTCCATATTGTTTATTTCATCGTAGGCCCTGTCCCACTCGCTTATCTTGGCGAAGCCCTCTATTCGCTCCACCATAACTCGCCCGTACCAACTTCTGTCGAATATAGTCATATTACCTCGCTTGGGAACGGAGTTGAAGAACCTCCAGAGGTAGTGGTGGCTTTTCTCCGTCTTGTCCGGAGCTGCAATTGGGATTACCTCATATCCTCTCGGGTCCATAAGCCTTGTAAGCCTCTTTATAGCTCCGCCTTTTCCGCTTGCGTCCATGCCTTCAAACACTATGACAGTTGGTATCCTGTGAGTGTAGAGCGCATAGGCCAGTTTGCCGGCCTCCTCTTGAAGCGACTTAAGTTCGCTTACATACTGCTCGTTGCTAAGTGAAAGGCTCAAGTCCACATTGGAGAGAGGCCTTTTCTCGGGGATATACTGTCGGATATACCTCATCCCTCCGTTTTGCATGCCTATATAACGGTCTATTCCATCCTGTATCGCATCGAGTGTAGAACCGAGTATCTTCTTGGAAGCCGACTTCATGTCCTCAGTGGATATGATATTCCAAGGGCTGTAGTCGAAATTAGAGAGCTTCAGGATTTTATCAAAGTGGGCGAGGTGTTTGTCATAATCTTTGTACTGCGCTTCGTCCTCGTCGGTCACCAGAAAAGACCTGTGCTTGTCCTTTCTGAGCTCGTCTATCCTGCTCTTCTGAGTCTTCTCCT
This DNA window, taken from Andreesenia angusta, encodes the following:
- a CDS encoding DUF6240 domain-containing protein; this encodes MIENRINSKYSNAISSYTSLSSSSRVVGTLIEKINNNIKLDLGDNRIFSIELVEDMDLTVGETVSIEKSNIKKSSLEKDVPDAPLAKSQSDFYSLLLAEFNAEISSENISALEKMDRHGIPLNSENFEAYRIARDSFRQIESSLSYDSAVALVQQDVDLESESIDSVARRLSDISSELEGTRRIEVSGGSELSTEQAEDIALEIYGSRMGKDITDIIKALHREGLSISKKNIDKINDTFYKLNDLRDVKDATFVEALGDELDISIDTLYRLKNYSAKLDSSELSEADMIRLQKMLSKSYSSSSKSPELSDSVVQLSDEDISEFLKSIGVEASPEYVDMAKKLVIHGIEVNTENLAALDHMKQSLSHVLGSLDYENSSALGSIGVDIENTDLRELSAELKLMKNSPEITETELLSLLKRSQDIKVSELPKISLSSEPAPEIKSIADISDIFSNLERLDLNAISVQIKRNLPLTLSGINEGFLTAESSTALEVDRVDSSAQNMRRIDEVYRSFQFLKAELTTAMVSKSVSESISLEHVDIVVASRYVEQYRDNMLKFERDKSLKAESLKESLSEISSSGDDAALLVLKSKKPLLLSEIRSAHALLANKDQLGHKLSEFSSLTHSEKSGEALALLQKLKESVSAIYRSLSRSRDEVEASYRDMEQQLKNMESSSSLFGRDEELARGKLSEAFEKLDENRRLSQENKIVQLPVYMNGQFSNLNMYFRDRKQRNSAKDPDDISAVISIDTANMGNLNIGLEVESKSISLKVGVENLDYKNSLEKSIGAFSTSLEELGYSLASLDFHELDGASMLDNFTSESESAERPKVMHSGAFDLKI
- a CDS encoding YaaR family protein, coding for MENIRGVGSAPRHQEVLSSQNSVNNNSDKKEITAQKSGFAQKFEKIKSDEVRTKLEGIFEKINEKADILKDNLSLKNVIEYKKLVREFMKVATENSNVFSQNSFLDRRGRHRVHSMIKNVDRELNSLTNEFTKSPLQHTKILGSIDAIKGLIVDIMT
- a CDS encoding zinc ribbon domain-containing protein YjdM → MSKLPNCPKCNSEYTYEDGTLLICPECAYEWTAGSESESDELVVKDSNGNVLQDGDSVTVIKDLKVKGASSAIKKGTKVKNIRLVDGDHNIDCKIDGFGAMSLKSEFVKKA
- the pap gene encoding polyphosphate:AMP phosphotransferase, whose protein sequence is MAENMIKDYEFDKFENPYSNFKRSELGDKLAKFERLVNNLDIPVLIIIDGWESSGKGFVLNDLIRELDPRLHKVSVFENPTEEERERPFLWRFWKKTPAKGNIAVFDRSFYFNLMNDLNIDGDELKQAIADISSIEKELYEDGAIIVKFFLHQKEKTQKSRIDELRKDKHRSFLVTDEDEAQYKDYDKHLAHFDKILKLSNFDYSPWNIISTEDMKSASKKILGSTLDAIQDGIDRYIGMQNGGMRYIRQYIPEKRPLSNVDLSLSLSNEQYVSELKSLQEEAGKLAYALYTHRIPTVIVFEGMDASGKGGAIKRLTRLMDPRGYEVIPIAAPDKTEKSHHYLWRFFNSVPKRGNMTIFDRSWYGRVMVERIEGFAKISEWDRAYDEINNMEKHLHNFGTLLLKFFIYIDKNEQLERFEGREHKSDKIYKITDEDWRNREKWDEYIEAMNEVLVRTSTEYAPWTIIEGKDKKYARIKVLKQFIESAKEAIANANKSL